A part of Rhodamnia argentea isolate NSW1041297 chromosome 8, ASM2092103v1, whole genome shotgun sequence genomic DNA contains:
- the LOC125316292 gene encoding uncharacterized protein LOC125316292: protein MSKADGSETNGTPLAPTEPVTQRMAARRVSLKLLVDKRKRTVLFAEAGKDFVDFLFHILALPVGQVIQLLTNTGMVGTLGNLYGSVEKLNDVFIESFKKDILLKSKAPAFLSGIPFLFPETSSLASAPNTYYRCSLCPHTNCWNYVSKEPAAICPQCRNSMNQNFTFIKSSSANAASAAEWDGKGGFVLGEVMYMVMDDLAVKPITSSITLLKKFNAKEIGNLEEKVVSLGMDEGIELLKTSLHSQKVLTDVFLGVKRERS from the exons ATGAGTAAGGCCGACGGAAGTGAAACCAACGGAACGCCGTTGGCACCGACTGAACCAG TGACCCAAAGAATGGCTGCACGCAGAGTGAGCTTGAAGCTTCTGGTCGACAAGAGAAAACGAACGGTGCTCTTTGCGGAGGCAGGCAAAGATTTTGTCGACTTCCTCTTCCACATCCTCGCATTGCCGGTCGGACAGGTGATCCAGCTCCTCACGAACACCGGGATGGTGGGCACTTTAGGCAACCTCTACGGCAGCGTCGAGAAGCTGAACGATGTGTTCATCGAATCTTTCAAGAAAGACATTCTCTTGAAATCCAAAGCACCCGCCTTTCTCTCCGGAATCCCATTCCTATTTCCTGAGACTTCGTCCTTAGCTTCAGCACCCAATACCTACTACAG GTGCTCTTTATGTCCGCACACTAACTGTTGGAACTATGTGTCTAAGGAACCTGCGGCAATATGTCCTCAGTGCAGAAATTCCATGAACCAGAACTTCACTTTTATCAAATCATCATCTGCTAATGCTGCATCAGCGGCTGAATGGGACGGTAAGGGCGGTTTCGTGCTAGGGGAGGTGATGTACATGGTGATGGATGATCTGGCGGTAAAACCGATTACTTCGAGCATTACTTTGCTAAAAAAGTTCAACGCGAAGGAGATTGGGAATCTTGAGGAGAAGGTGGTCAGCTTGGGAATGGACGAG GGTATAGAGTTGTTGAAGACTTCACTCCACTCCCAGAAGGTTCTCACTGATGTCTTCCTTGGTGTGAAGCGAGAGAGATCGTGA
- the LOC125316291 gene encoding uncharacterized protein LOC125316291, which produces MRYSHIDLHTVTQRMTTAKVSLKLLVDKRNRTVVFAEAGKDFVDFLLHILALPVGQVIQLLTKSGKTGMVGSLANLYGSVEKLNDVFIKYSKKEILLKPKAPDFLAEIPNLLPGTSSSDSTPGTYYRCSSRLSMNCLSYAAEDRSAMCPQCRNPMNQPFTLVKSPYGNRTYYGCSYRVHANCSNYLAKEGSAICPQCSYSMGQPVTLVKPAAELDAKAGFVLGEVMYMVTDDLEVKPMSTISSITLLKKFNAEEIEHLEEKVVSLGMDEGIKLLRSSLHSQKVLTDVFLGVKRERS; this is translated from the exons ATGCGATACTCTCACATAGATCTGCATACTGTGACCCAAAGAATGACGACAGCCAAAGTGAGCTTGAAGCTTCTGGTCGACAAGAGAAACCGAACGGTGGTCTTTGCTGAGGCAGGCAAAGATTTTGTCGACTTCCTCCTCCACATCCTCGCGTTGCCGGTCGGACAGGTGATCCAGCTTCTCACGAAATCTGGGAAAACTGGGATGGTGGGCAGTTTAGCCAATCTCTACGGCAGCGTCGAGAAGCTGAACGATGTGTTCATCAAGTATTCCAAGAAGGAAATTCTCTTGAAACCCAAAGCACCCGACTTCCTCGCCGAAATCCCGAATCTGTTGCCTGGGACTTCCTCCTCAGATTCAACGCCCGGTACCTACTACAGGTGCTCTTCCCGTTTGAGCATGAACTGCTTGAGCTATGCGGCTGAGGACCGTTCTGCGATGTGTCCTCAGTGTAGAAATCCCATGAACCAACCATTCACTCTCGTCAAATCTCCGTATGGTAACCGGACCTACTATGGGTGCTCCTACCGTGTGCACGCTAACTGTTCGAACTATCTGGCTAAGGAAGGTTCTGCAATATGTCCTCAGTGCAGTTATTCCATGGGCCAACCAGTCACTCTTGTCAAACCAGCAGCTGAATTGGACGCTAAGGCCGGCTTTGTGCTCGGGGAGGTGATGTACATGGTGACGGATGATCTGGAAGTAAAGCCCATGTCGACTATTTCGAGCATTACTTTGCTCAAGAAGTTCAACGCGGAGGAGATTGAGCATCTTGAGGAGAAGGTGGTCAGCTTGGGAATGGACGAG GGTATCAAGCTGCTGAGGAGTTCACTCCACTCCCAGAAGGTTCTCACTGATGTCTTCCTCGGTGTGAAGCGAGAGAGATCGTGA